In Pedobacter sp. W3I1, one DNA window encodes the following:
- a CDS encoding nuclear transport factor 2 family protein, with product MTLEILKTKEELRNLIDAYASLGDEKKIAQMMDVFTPDANYKVYMNGALVGNTNGRDNLEKEFSGHASVVKTYFTLNGQHTVEIDGNTATGVSFTQIKMIRESDGKDILSDYSVRYDDNYIFQEGKWFIKERVAHFLIVEARTLGN from the coding sequence ATGACATTAGAAATTTTAAAAACAAAAGAAGAATTAAGAAACCTAATAGATGCCTACGCATCATTGGGAGATGAGAAAAAGATCGCGCAAATGATGGATGTATTCACGCCAGATGCCAATTACAAAGTTTATATGAACGGAGCATTGGTTGGAAATACAAACGGAAGGGATAATCTTGAAAAAGAATTTAGCGGCCATGCCTCGGTAGTAAAGACGTATTTTACCCTAAACGGACAACATACCGTGGAAATTGATGGTAATACGGCTACTGGAGTTTCTTTTACTCAGATCAAAATGATCAGGGAATCCGATGGAAAAGATATCCTTTCAGATTATAGCGTAAGATATGACGATAATTATATTTTTCAGGAGGGGAAATGGTTTATCAAAGAACGCGTTGCACACTTCTTAATTGTAGAGGCAAGAACATTAGGTAATTAG
- a CDS encoding helix-turn-helix domain-containing protein yields METKKLIPGEGKGFTEECTKVLLAVSDALYVIGGKWKLMIIIAMARGNSRFTELQRQVTGISARVLSSELKELEANGFIVKKVTSGYPVTIEYELLPYSQTLEELVEAMTKWGMQHREKIKKERSSKSS; encoded by the coding sequence ATGGAAACAAAGAAGTTAATACCTGGAGAAGGCAAGGGATTTACCGAGGAATGCACAAAGGTTTTGCTCGCGGTAAGTGATGCACTGTATGTAATTGGCGGTAAATGGAAATTGATGATCATCATTGCCATGGCAAGGGGCAACAGTAGGTTTACCGAACTCCAAAGGCAGGTAACCGGGATTTCTGCAAGGGTGCTTTCGAGCGAATTAAAGGAGTTGGAAGCCAATGGCTTTATTGTTAAGAAGGTAACATCGGGATATCCCGTGACTATAGAATATGAACTTTTGCCATATAGCCAAACCCTAGAGGAACTTGTAGAGGCAATGACCAAATGGGGTATGCAACACAGGGAGAAGATAAAGAAAGAGAGATCCAGCAAGAGTTCGTGA
- a CDS encoding SusC/RagA family TonB-linked outer membrane protein gives MKHLYKMKMCMVALLLLCLTPYFTWAQTKIAGLVKDDAQQPIPGVSVLVKGTKKATSTDLSGRFTLDAKTGETLIFSSIGFLPQEVQVTGANLTITLKTDSKNLNEVVVTALGIRKEKRNLGYAIQEVKGADLVKAREANPVNGLVGKVAGLTVGVSSELLGRSSLYLRGNDVNLVVVDGVPINSDTWNINPDDIDTYTVLKGPAAAALYGYQAYNGALLITTKRGKLSDKVFAVELNSSTQFNKGFIALPKSQDEYGPGEHSAYAFGDGKGGGLNDGDYDIWGPKFDGQLIPQYDSPIVNGVRQGTPWVARGKDNLKRFIQTGLLSANNIALSSATDKYNLRVSISNNYQKGIIPNTQLNINNFNVSGSYNISPKLRAEAYINYSRQFSDNIPDVNYGPNSIIYNMTLWGGADWNIDDMKNYWQPGKEGIQSIYAEYQRYHNPYFMSYEWLRGHQKNDINGYASLNYNVIKGLDVLLKTQISTYDQLRTEKMPFSAHPYGREEGLGDYREDRRSMFENNTQLILKYNKNIGDLFEVSAFGGGNARNFSYNSSFTTTDYLNVPNVYNFSNSKNPVKAFNFNSKMLVLSAFYSIDLSFKKYLNINTTGRVDKNSALPPGNNSAFYPSVSLSSVISDYVKMPAFISFAKLRASYANVKDPGLGTQEFIGATPLQSYPIGYGAEYTSSYGGPGYGLSSPYSIRPTYNNQTGAYYTNNLIDLNAVKAQSRTNYEGGIDLKFLKNRLGFEATYFRYIDGPKIIRQNISAATGYQTNTINGRKTQNSGVELSLSGAPILTDKFGWDVMINWSTYKQTYKELAPGETSVDQFFKTGDRIDNIYGSVLAKTPSGQVIHTSSGTPISLLVNQLLGHADPNWVWSIGNKFRYENFSFSFQLDGKVGGVMQDYVRLKSFQGGRQIETIQGKMGEARYQDYLRVNDPAYKGTWVGDGVVIANGGKLNFDPVTGVITNYSDLSFTSNTTPQLLQDYLGVFYGAKENTMMSRTYAKLREVTFGYQLPKKLLERTFIKSANISVVGRNLLYFINSTYNDVDVDQYSGREGTSTLQTPTTRSVGFNLNVTF, from the coding sequence ATGAAACATCTCTACAAGATGAAGATGTGCATGGTAGCTTTGCTGCTATTGTGCCTCACGCCATATTTTACATGGGCGCAAACAAAGATTGCTGGTTTGGTTAAAGACGATGCGCAACAGCCAATTCCCGGTGTTAGTGTGCTGGTAAAAGGGACCAAAAAAGCTACCTCTACCGATTTATCGGGTCGCTTTACCCTCGATGCCAAAACAGGTGAAACACTTATTTTTAGTTCTATCGGATTTCTTCCGCAAGAGGTTCAGGTTACAGGTGCAAACCTGACCATAACTTTAAAAACAGATTCGAAAAACCTAAACGAGGTGGTGGTTACCGCTCTCGGTATCCGTAAAGAGAAAAGAAATCTGGGTTATGCCATTCAGGAAGTAAAAGGTGCCGACCTGGTAAAGGCCAGAGAAGCTAATCCGGTAAATGGATTGGTGGGTAAGGTTGCCGGCTTAACTGTTGGTGTATCTTCAGAGCTTTTGGGCCGTTCGTCGCTTTACCTTCGCGGTAACGATGTTAATTTAGTGGTGGTAGATGGGGTGCCCATTAATTCGGATACCTGGAACATCAATCCAGATGATATTGATACTTATACCGTACTTAAAGGCCCGGCTGCTGCGGCGCTGTATGGTTATCAGGCTTATAATGGCGCATTGTTAATCACTACTAAAAGAGGTAAACTGAGCGATAAAGTTTTTGCTGTGGAACTCAACTCGAGCACGCAGTTTAACAAGGGATTTATTGCATTACCAAAAAGTCAGGACGAATACGGACCAGGTGAGCACAGTGCCTATGCCTTTGGTGATGGAAAAGGTGGTGGTTTAAATGATGGCGATTATGATATCTGGGGACCAAAATTCGATGGGCAATTAATTCCACAGTACGATAGTCCTATTGTAAACGGTGTGCGTCAGGGTACGCCATGGGTAGCCCGTGGAAAAGATAACTTGAAGCGTTTTATCCAAACTGGATTGCTTTCTGCAAACAACATTGCGCTATCTTCTGCAACTGATAAGTATAATTTAAGGGTTTCTATTTCCAATAATTACCAAAAAGGAATAATACCGAACACACAATTAAATATCAACAATTTTAATGTGAGTGGTTCTTATAACATCAGCCCGAAATTAAGGGCTGAAGCTTATATCAATTACAGCCGTCAGTTTTCTGATAATATTCCAGATGTAAATTATGGTCCGAACAGTATTATTTATAACATGACACTTTGGGGCGGTGCCGATTGGAATATCGACGACATGAAAAATTACTGGCAGCCGGGCAAAGAAGGGATCCAGTCTATCTATGCCGAATACCAACGTTATCACAATCCTTATTTTATGTCGTATGAATGGTTGCGCGGACATCAAAAGAACGATATTAACGGTTATGCTTCATTAAACTATAATGTAATCAAAGGATTGGATGTATTGTTAAAAACACAGATTTCGACCTACGATCAGTTAAGAACCGAGAAAATGCCATTTTCTGCTCATCCTTACGGACGTGAAGAAGGTTTAGGCGATTACAGGGAAGACCGCCGTAGCATGTTCGAAAACAATACACAGTTGATTTTAAAGTACAACAAAAACATTGGCGATTTATTTGAGGTCAGCGCTTTTGGTGGAGGTAATGCCCGTAACTTCAGTTATAACTCGAGCTTTACCACAACCGATTATTTAAACGTTCCGAATGTATATAACTTCTCAAACTCTAAAAACCCGGTAAAAGCCTTCAATTTCAATTCTAAAATGTTGGTGTTAAGTGCTTTTTACTCAATTGATTTAAGCTTTAAAAAGTATCTGAATATCAACACTACTGGCCGTGTAGATAAAAACTCAGCGCTTCCTCCTGGCAACAACTCGGCATTCTATCCTTCGGTTTCGTTAAGCTCTGTAATTTCTGACTATGTAAAAATGCCTGCTTTTATTTCATTTGCAAAACTAAGGGCATCGTACGCAAACGTTAAAGATCCAGGTTTGGGTACGCAGGAATTTATAGGTGCAACGCCATTGCAAAGTTACCCAATTGGTTATGGTGCAGAATATACATCATCATATGGAGGTCCTGGTTATGGTCTTTCTTCACCATATAGCATCAGGCCAACCTATAATAACCAAACAGGTGCTTATTATACCAACAATCTTATCGATCTGAATGCGGTAAAAGCACAGAGCAGAACCAATTACGAAGGAGGTATCGATCTGAAATTCCTTAAAAACAGGTTAGGTTTCGAAGCTACTTATTTCAGGTATATTGATGGGCCGAAAATTATCAGGCAAAATATCTCAGCAGCTACAGGTTATCAAACCAATACCATCAACGGCCGTAAAACGCAAAACAGTGGTGTAGAGTTAAGTTTATCCGGCGCACCAATTCTGACTGATAAATTTGGCTGGGATGTGATGATCAACTGGTCTACCTACAAACAGACATATAAGGAACTTGCCCCAGGCGAAACATCAGTTGATCAGTTCTTTAAAACCGGCGACCGTATCGATAATATCTATGGTTCGGTATTGGCCAAAACGCCAAGCGGACAGGTGATCCATACCTCAAGCGGAACCCCAATTTCATTACTGGTAAACCAGCTGTTAGGCCATGCCGATCCAAACTGGGTGTGGAGTATCGGCAATAAATTCAGGTATGAGAATTTTTCTTTCAGCTTCCAGTTAGATGGTAAAGTGGGCGGCGTAATGCAAGATTACGTTAGGTTAAAATCCTTTCAGGGCGGTCGTCAGATCGAAACCATTCAGGGTAAAATGGGCGAGGCCAGATACCAGGATTACCTGCGTGTAAACGATCCAGCTTACAAAGGTACCTGGGTAGGTGATGGGGTGGTTATTGCCAATGGCGGTAAACTTAATTTCGATCCGGTTACAGGTGTAATTACCAATTACAGCGACCTTTCTTTTACATCAAACACTACTCCTCAATTATTGCAGGATTATCTGGGTGTTTTTTATGGTGCCAAAGAAAACACCATGATGAGCCGTACCTATGCCAAATTACGCGAAGTAACCTTTGGCTACCAGTTGCCCAAAAAGTTATTGGAACGCACATTTATCAAATCGGCCAATATTTCGGTAGTAGGGCGTAACCTGTTGTACTTTATCAATTCTACCTATAACGATGTGGATGTAGATCAGTATTCGGGTAGAGAAGGTACTTCTACGCTGCAAACACCCACTACAAGAAGTGTAGGTTTTAACCTTAATGTTACTTTTTAA
- a CDS encoding carboxypeptidase regulatory-like domain-containing protein, translating to MKSRILFLVSALILLVGFAQAQVTTSSINGKIKDNKGVIPGATVVMLHVPTGTVSKGLSNENGLYRIGNLNPGGPYKITITFVGYSPVVKENIYLTLGSDVKLDIDLQEQGNQLAEVSVKGQKGGTKAGAGTSIGEGQIKTMPTMNRSLQDVTRVTPQGSKDNTFGGTNFRYNNVTIDGAINNDAIGFSPSLGGQSGSSGMPGSSTRTNPVSLDAIQDVTVLLSPYDVKVGNFLGGSINAVTRGGTNEVVGSVYGYGRNASLIGRNKIGDNSNEPSAFHDYQTGFRVGFPIIKDKLFFFTNEEITRRQDPVILGAGSSDMKLLTLTEAQQISDRMKNAYGIDAGSFGDYNIYSQSNKFFNRLDWNISESTQLTIRNNTIISKATNLERDQSNFRFGGIDFRQNNNQTSTVADLKTRFGNSATNNLIVGYSTVHDFRNPLSNPALPQIEIASNGGTLFLGTDREASIFNMKQNTFEFTDNYTFSKGNHTFTFGTHNEFYNINYGFVNSWNGRVAYSSIADFLANKPNRVRTSYNYDDNSRDNIIANPTAEFNVNMYSVYGQDEIRIGDRLKLTPGLRFDMTNLPDMPSLSTKTTNSPVDANYGTTYTYTQPSSITGKFLNKIQISPRVGFNFDVLGNQSLIVRGGTGLFTSRVPFAWIGYAYYNNGVNYGAFDKSYVYANADPTKIVTPAAGSDPIKDALTGNGEAGYVTKQGVNVKDAKGATQVDLVDNNFKMPKAWRSNLALDYKTDDQWKFTIEGIFSQVIKDVQFQQINYVDNPTYMAYDTQKQQPIYSGTKINPLYTNAYLLSNTDKGYKYSLTAQVSKSLPVGLDMMVAYTYGRSKDIANGIRNSMESNWQLNQALSPNNPGLAYSNFDIRNRIISTINYRLDWAKNGKYVSNFSLFFSGQSGSPYSLGLVNTRINGTGQTVSLMYIPAAGETTKFFANTPDGIAQAAAFDNYINGDKYLSTRRGDFTERNGARTPWNVQADFRFAQDIQVAKGKHPHVLTLTYDIINLTNLVNKDWGIQYFSPNTYNSMASVGIKVATAGTPTAYPVYTFAQKDVTSYSKDFFASRYQMQLGLRYSF from the coding sequence ATGAAATCACGCATACTATTCCTGGTGAGTGCCTTGATACTCCTGGTCGGATTTGCTCAGGCACAGGTTACTACTTCTAGTATTAATGGAAAGATTAAAGATAACAAGGGAGTAATCCCAGGTGCAACCGTCGTTATGTTGCATGTTCCAACAGGCACCGTATCTAAAGGTTTATCAAACGAGAACGGCCTTTACCGTATCGGCAACTTAAACCCAGGCGGACCTTACAAAATCACGATAACCTTTGTTGGTTATAGTCCAGTGGTAAAAGAAAACATTTATCTAACCTTAGGTTCGGATGTAAAACTTGATATCGATCTTCAGGAACAGGGAAACCAATTGGCAGAAGTAAGTGTTAAGGGCCAAAAAGGCGGAACAAAGGCAGGTGCGGGTACCAGCATTGGCGAAGGTCAGATTAAAACCATGCCAACTATGAACCGCAGTTTGCAGGATGTAACCAGGGTTACGCCGCAGGGTAGCAAGGATAACACTTTTGGCGGAACCAATTTTAGATACAACAACGTAACCATTGATGGTGCAATTAATAATGATGCCATTGGTTTTAGTCCCTCATTAGGTGGTCAGAGTGGAAGTTCCGGTATGCCTGGCAGCAGTACACGTACCAACCCCGTTTCGCTAGATGCCATTCAGGATGTTACCGTTTTACTTTCCCCATACGATGTTAAAGTGGGTAACTTTTTAGGCGGTAGCATTAATGCGGTTACGCGCGGTGGTACCAATGAGGTAGTAGGTTCGGTTTACGGTTATGGTCGTAACGCATCATTAATCGGTAGAAATAAAATCGGCGATAACAGCAACGAGCCTTCCGCTTTTCACGATTACCAGACTGGTTTCCGTGTAGGTTTCCCGATTATAAAAGATAAATTGTTCTTCTTTACCAACGAAGAGATTACCCGACGTCAGGATCCGGTAATTTTAGGTGCAGGATCGTCTGACATGAAATTACTTACCTTAACTGAGGCACAGCAGATTTCAGACCGTATGAAAAATGCTTATGGGATAGATGCCGGTTCGTTCGGAGATTATAATATTTATTCGCAATCGAATAAGTTTTTTAACCGTTTAGATTGGAATATCAGCGAAAGCACCCAATTAACCATCAGAAATAACACCATTATTTCAAAAGCCACAAACTTGGAAAGAGATCAGTCTAACTTCAGGTTTGGGGGGATCGATTTCAGACAGAACAATAATCAGACATCAACAGTTGCCGATCTGAAAACACGTTTTGGGAATTCGGCGACCAACAACCTGATAGTTGGTTACTCTACTGTTCACGATTTCCGCAATCCGCTTTCTAATCCGGCATTGCCGCAGATCGAAATTGCTTCGAACGGGGGAACATTGTTTTTGGGTACCGACCGCGAGGCCAGTATTTTTAACATGAAACAGAATACTTTCGAGTTTACCGATAACTATACCTTCAGCAAAGGCAACCATACTTTTACCTTTGGTACGCACAATGAGTTTTACAACATCAATTATGGTTTCGTTAACTCATGGAACGGCCGTGTGGCCTATAGCAGTATTGCCGATTTCCTGGCCAACAAGCCAAACAGGGTGCGTACAAGTTATAACTACGATGATAATAGCCGTGATAATATTATTGCTAATCCAACAGCAGAGTTTAATGTAAACATGTACAGCGTTTATGGTCAGGATGAAATCCGCATCGGCGACCGTTTAAAATTAACACCAGGTTTACGTTTCGACATGACAAATCTACCTGATATGCCATCGTTAAGTACAAAAACAACCAATTCTCCGGTTGATGCAAATTACGGCACAACCTATACATATACTCAGCCTTCATCAATTACCGGGAAATTCCTGAATAAAATTCAGATTTCTCCACGTGTTGGCTTTAATTTCGATGTATTGGGCAACCAAAGTTTGATTGTTCGTGGTGGTACAGGTTTGTTTACCAGTCGTGTTCCTTTTGCCTGGATTGGTTATGCTTATTACAACAATGGTGTAAATTATGGTGCTTTCGATAAATCGTATGTGTATGCAAATGCAGACCCTACAAAAATAGTAACGCCTGCTGCTGGCTCAGATCCGATTAAAGATGCTTTAACCGGTAATGGCGAAGCGGGTTATGTAACCAAACAAGGTGTTAATGTTAAAGATGCTAAAGGTGCAACGCAGGTAGATTTAGTTGATAATAACTTTAAAATGCCAAAAGCATGGAGGAGTAATTTAGCCTTGGACTATAAAACAGACGATCAGTGGAAATTTACTATTGAAGGAATTTTTAGCCAGGTGATTAAAGATGTGCAGTTTCAGCAGATTAACTATGTTGATAACCCTACGTACATGGCTTATGATACCCAAAAACAACAGCCAATTTATTCAGGTACCAAAATCAATCCATTGTATACCAATGCTTACCTATTATCGAACACTGATAAAGGCTATAAATATAGCTTAACCGCTCAGGTGAGTAAATCGCTTCCTGTAGGTTTAGATATGATGGTGGCTTATACCTACGGAAGATCGAAAGATATTGCCAATGGTATCCGTAACTCAATGGAATCTAACTGGCAGTTAAACCAGGCGCTTAGTCCAAATAACCCAGGTTTGGCTTATTCTAACTTCGATATCCGCAACAGGATTATTTCGACCATCAATTACAGATTAGACTGGGCTAAAAATGGCAAATATGTGTCTAACTTCTCGTTATTTTTCAGTGGTCAGTCGGGCTCGCCCTATTCATTGGGTTTAGTTAATACCCGAATTAACGGAACCGGCCAAACCGTAAGTTTAATGTATATTCCGGCTGCAGGCGAAACCACTAAGTTTTTTGCCAATACACCTGATGGTATTGCGCAGGCTGCCGCATTTGATAACTACATTAACGGTGATAAATACTTAAGTACCCGTCGTGGCGATTTTACAGAGCGTAACGGTGCACGTACACCATGGAATGTTCAGGCCGATTTCCGATTCGCTCAGGATATTCAAGTAGCAAAAGGAAAACATCCACATGTACTTACTTTAACCTACGATATTATTAACCTGACTAATTTGGTAAATAAAGATTGGGGGATTCAGTATTTTTCTCCTAATACCTATAACTCAATGGCTAGTGTAGGCATTAAGGTGGCAACTGCAGGCACACCAACAGCATATCCGGTGTATACATTCGCACAAAAAGATGTGACCTCTTATTCAAAAGATTTCTTTGCCTCACGTTACCAGATGCAATTGGGATTAAGATATAGTTTCTAA
- a CDS encoding GNAT family N-acetyltransferase: MTIRLAVAADIPKIMYLVSKVVPLMRAAGNFQWGDDYPNPEVFANDITKGQLWVAELEDKLVGVSAITTDQDPEYADAGWNINEKAIVTHRLAVDPDCHGMGIAKALMNQAEAVAKASDTSILRVDTNSENMATQALFPKLGYLFSGEISLAKRPGLRFFCYQKLL; encoded by the coding sequence ATGACAATTAGATTAGCCGTAGCAGCAGATATTCCGAAAATAATGTACCTGGTAAGCAAGGTTGTACCATTAATGCGGGCTGCAGGAAATTTCCAGTGGGGAGATGATTATCCAAACCCCGAGGTATTTGCCAACGATATAACCAAAGGTCAGTTATGGGTAGCTGAATTGGAAGATAAGCTTGTTGGTGTTTCTGCAATTACTACAGATCAAGATCCCGAGTATGCAGATGCGGGTTGGAATATTAACGAAAAAGCCATTGTTACACATCGTTTGGCAGTAGACCCGGACTGCCATGGTATGGGTATTGCCAAGGCTTTAATGAACCAGGCGGAAGCGGTAGCAAAAGCTTCGGACACTTCTATTTTAAGAGTTGATACCAATAGCGAAAACATGGCCACCCAGGCACTTTTCCCGAAGCTTGGTTATCTGTTTAGCGGTGAAATTAGCCTGGCTAAACGCCCAGGACTTCGTTTCTTTTGTTATCAAAAATTATTGTAA
- a CDS encoding SusD/RagB family nutrient-binding outer membrane lipoprotein: MKSIYKILFLFIIVAVCGGCKKEFEENFKNPNQAETVPPNLLLNGILFDMYEAPFSGSERWNQYTAANYFYYATNNYDWTGATLDYTTLKNVVKMEEEANRLGGAVAKPYLALAKFFKAYFFVKMSLKVGDLPMTEALKGFANLTPKYDTQKDIFKQSLTWLEESNNDLTALIAAGNKELKGDIYLKNDLMAWQKVVNTFKLRTLIQLSAKVDDADLQVKQQFAAVLGNATKYPVMDSMADNLQFVYNESFNKYPNNKDNFGNDALRYNMAGTYLNTLSSYKDPRAYMVAEPARGIAEANGYAITDYRNFIGASSGEDQGVMLDKVQKGLYSLIGRSRYYSGYTAENTFIISYPELCFIKAEGINRGWATGDAESWYKKGIQASIAFYGIKDGSNVLTFLKKDGKLGEFETFNVNFTFETDYYAQPVIKYAGNTVAGLTQILTQKYLAYFRNSGFEAYYQYRRTGIPEFQVGPGTGNSQRIPKRFQYPDIERTTNGENLKQALLRQYNGTDDINLAPWIVKP; encoded by the coding sequence ATGAAATCAATATATAAAATACTGTTCCTCTTCATCATCGTTGCTGTTTGTGGCGGATGTAAGAAAGAATTTGAAGAAAATTTTAAAAATCCAAACCAGGCCGAAACCGTTCCGCCAAACTTATTGTTGAATGGTATTTTGTTCGATATGTATGAAGCACCGTTTTCGGGCTCGGAAAGGTGGAACCAGTACACGGCTGCCAATTATTTTTATTACGCAACCAATAACTATGATTGGACAGGTGCCACTTTAGATTATACGACTTTAAAAAATGTGGTAAAAATGGAAGAAGAAGCTAACCGTTTAGGTGGTGCAGTTGCGAAACCTTACCTGGCCCTTGCTAAATTCTTTAAAGCATATTTCTTTGTGAAAATGAGTTTGAAAGTGGGCGATTTGCCGATGACCGAAGCCTTAAAAGGTTTCGCTAACCTGACTCCAAAGTACGATACCCAAAAAGATATTTTTAAACAATCGTTAACCTGGTTAGAAGAATCGAACAACGATTTAACGGCTTTAATTGCTGCAGGCAACAAAGAATTAAAAGGCGACATCTATCTTAAAAATGACCTGATGGCCTGGCAAAAGGTAGTAAATACTTTTAAGTTGAGAACTTTGATTCAGTTGAGCGCCAAAGTAGATGATGCCGACCTGCAGGTAAAACAACAGTTTGCTGCGGTATTGGGTAATGCAACTAAATATCCGGTAATGGATAGCATGGCAGATAATCTGCAGTTTGTGTACAATGAAAGTTTTAATAAATACCCGAATAACAAAGATAATTTTGGTAACGATGCTTTGCGTTATAACATGGCTGGTACCTATTTAAATACCCTTTCGAGCTATAAAGATCCCAGGGCTTATATGGTTGCCGAGCCAGCAAGAGGAATAGCAGAAGCCAACGGTTATGCCATTACCGATTACCGCAATTTTATCGGTGCAAGCTCTGGTGAAGATCAGGGCGTAATGCTGGATAAGGTACAGAAAGGTTTATATTCGCTTATTGGCCGCAGCCGATACTACAGCGGTTATACTGCCGAAAATACCTTTATCATTTCTTATCCTGAACTGTGTTTTATTAAAGCCGAAGGCATTAACCGTGGCTGGGCTACTGGCGATGCTGAAAGCTGGTATAAAAAAGGGATCCAGGCTTCTATTGCTTTTTATGGCATTAAAGATGGCAGCAATGTGCTGACCTTTTTGAAAAAGGATGGTAAACTGGGCGAATTTGAAACCTTCAATGTAAACTTCACTTTCGAGACGGATTATTATGCACAACCTGTTATAAAATATGCAGGCAATACGGTTGCAGGTTTAACACAGATTCTTACCCAAAAATACCTGGCGTATTTCCGTAATTCGGGTTTTGAAGCTTATTATCAGTATCGCAGAACGGGTATACCAGAATTCCAGGTGGGGCCAGGTACAGGCAACAGCCAAAGGATTCCGAAACGTTTTCAGTATCCTGATATTGAAAGAACTACAAACGGCGAAAACCTAAAACAGGCTTTACTCCGCCAATATAACGGAACGGATGACATTAATCTGGCGCCCTGGATTGTTAAACCTTAA
- a CDS encoding DUF4256 domain-containing protein, which translates to MSKINNNKKELSPEQAKELLHTLRIRFEKNMNRHKGLEWTKIQAKLEANAEKLWVLDEMEVTGGEPDVADYDQKTGEYIFYDCSAESPKGRRSICYDLEGLESRKEHQPENNAIDMAATMGIALLTEEQYRFLQQLGKFDTKTSSWIATPPAIRKLGGALFGDRRYDHVFVYHNGAQSYYAARAFRGLLSV; encoded by the coding sequence ATGAGTAAAATAAATAACAATAAAAAAGAGTTATCGCCCGAGCAGGCCAAAGAACTACTCCATACTTTAAGAATCCGTTTCGAAAAAAACATGAACCGGCACAAAGGTCTTGAATGGACTAAAATACAGGCAAAGTTAGAAGCGAATGCCGAAAAGCTCTGGGTGCTCGATGAAATGGAAGTAACTGGTGGCGAACCCGATGTTGCTGATTATGATCAAAAAACAGGTGAATACATTTTTTACGATTGTTCGGCAGAAAGCCCTAAGGGCCGTAGAAGTATTTGTTATGATTTGGAAGGACTGGAATCAAGAAAGGAGCATCAGCCAGAAAATAATGCCATTGATATGGCTGCTACAATGGGGATAGCGCTTTTAACAGAAGAACAATATCGCTTTTTGCAGCAACTCGGAAAGTTCGATACCAAAACATCCAGCTGGATTGCTACTCCTCCGGCAATCAGAAAGTTAGGCGGTGCCCTTTTTGGCGATCGCCGTTACGATCATGTGTTCGTGTATCACAATGGTGCACAATCGTATTATGCTGCAAGAGCATTTCGTGGGTTGTTAAGCGTATAA